The segment TGAGACAATAATATCAAAAGCCTTAAAGAAGATTTCAATTTAAAAATTCTGTGTTGTGATGTTACAGTCTCATTTCAAGTTTAATTGGTGGGTCTAGAGGTATGCACATGGGCAGAAAGATGCAGGAAAATGAATTTTCAAGTTAGCATGTTGGCATGACTTTAaattaaagaaaaacataaatCACATATAGGCTCACCTGAAGAGAAATGTGTGGCTAAATatcaatttaaataaaaaacaaaatttcaGGCCTTTGAATAGGTGTGTGTGTGGCAAAAAGCATGTTCCTGTTTAAAGGATGAGTCATTTTCAGGTTTGTTTCTTTTCTGTCAATTGTTCATTACTATCAATCCTTTTTCAATCCATGGAGATGTTAATCGAAGAGTGACAATTTTGAATAAAATTATAAAATCCATCTTGCAAGACAGGTATATTATTTCAAGTTCCCAGCAATTCAAAATAAGTCCAACAATATAAAAGTTAAGTTAATAAATTTGGACGTTATTtagtgaacttgaaatagaaacatTGATACTGTCATAGGATCGGAGGGATGACGGTAAAGGAAGTCTATCAAAGAATTTAGTATTTGAACTTAACCAATACATAAAAATAGAAGTATTTAATAACCTTTTTTGTCAAAGCTTCCTTTGCAAGTGTTGGTGAAATTTCAATTTCAGAATGGGCATATGTCAGAGCATTTGCTTCTATATTTAAGAGAAATGAACTCTTCCCTTGCTTGTAATAGCTATCAAATTTCATCTACATAATGCCTATCTAGAATTTGTGATTCTTGTGCAAATGTTTTTCAATTGTCTTTCCTCGCTAATTTGTCTTATTTCTAAGTGAAATTACAATGTTATTTTTGCTTGTTAAACTTCTACTCTTATGAACTGCTAAGGTACACTAGTGAGGTTCATATAATTTTGGGGGGATTCAAATACTGCGATTCATCCCTACTTGTAAGTACTCTTTAGGCAGGCTTCAAATTCTTGATGGTTTTGAAGGTCATATATTCTGACTTTGTTTTACAGGTTTTTGCAATGAATATTCTCTTAAACGTTATTGCTACATTTCTTAATAATTAGGATACAAGGGGTCGTTCCTGGAAATTTCTTGATTTGAAATCAACTAGCATGGAGTATGTGTTATGTTGTTTTTCATGCATTTGGCTCAACTTCGAAGGGGATAAACAACTGTCATAAACTTGATACCACAATCTTGTGGCAGAGTAAATTTTTTGGGGATTCATAAACTTGGCTCTACTCTTGATACACTTGATACCACAATCTTGTGCCAGAGTAAACTTGGCTCTACCCTTATGAACTGCTAAGGTACGCTAGTGAGGTTCATAAATTTTTTTTGGGATTCAAATAGTGCGATTCATCCCTACTTGTAAGTACTGCTTAGGCAGGCTTCAAATTCTTGATGGTTTTGAAGGTCATATATTCTGACATTGTTATACAGGTTTTTGCAATGAATATTCTCTTAAATGTTATTGCTACATTTCTTATAATTAGGATACAAGGGTGTGTTCCTGGAAATTTCTTGATTTGAAATCAAATAGCATGGAGTATGTGTTATGTTGTTTTTCATGCATCAGGCTCAACTTCGAAGGGGGTAAACAACTGTCATAAGCTTGATACCACAATCTTGTGCCAGAGTAAATTTAATTTGGAAATATTTCTAGCTTATTTTTCTTAAAGTTGTTTCTCAGATTTTGCTGAATAATGCTTAAGTAGACTTCTTGTGATGTTTCCAAGTACTTGTTTTGTACTGCTGGGCCTATTTGCACTTTAACCATAAGGTACACAATGGGCGTGTTTCATGTTTGCATTGATTATCGGATATAATATTCAAATTACAAATTCTGACTTATATTAGTGTCATCAACAAGGTTTGCACCCTTtactaagctatcaactcagcaacctgtTGACACATGGGAACACCTCCAAGTTGTGGGTAACCTGTAAGGGAGGTGGACCTCCAGAGAAGGCTTGTTCTTAATGATGCCTCACCTAAAACTTGCTCTAAACTACTGACTTTTgctagaaaagggaaagaaacttTGAAAATGATTTCTAAATGCTTAAAAGATGAACCTACAGCTGTGACAGTGATGCACAAAACTTGTATTAGACATGTGCTACTTTGGAGCTCCCTGAGATCTATAAAAGGGTGCCCACTATTCATTGGAATGCATTCAAGAAGAAACGAGTTGCAATTTCTTTGTGAGTGGAGCAAGGTCTAAGTAAGGTAGAGTACTTAGGATTCTTGAACATTGTGGCTCGTATCATTAGGGTTAATGTAGCAGAGAACGAGTGCTCCATGGGGTAAATTAATTGTTGCAGTTATTTGGCCAGGCACTGTTGGCTTTTCCCGACCTGCACCATTGCTAGATCCGAGTTATTGTAATTGGTGTTGCGAATCAATGGATGATAAGCAGTTCCTTGCCCCTATCTTTGGTGTTCTTTACATTTCTCTTAGTCTTTACAATTGTTAATTTTGTTCATCATATTCTTGTGCTTAGTTTGTTGGAATTGCATTGCTTTGGTTTTCTGTGTTGTGCCTAACTTGTAGTTGTGATCTGAATTCTACTAAGACATAGACTATGCTGTATGCTCCCTAAGTCTCCTTGAGTTGGGTGAGCCGTAGTGGCAGTGCTAGAGTTGGCTGTGCACAGCGTGGCCCCCTCACAATGGATGTGTATGTTTTGATATGTAGGGCTTCTTATCTTTGTGGCTTATACAAAAGTACACATTAGGATTTATTGCAAGTTTTCTTTCCTTAACTAGTTTTGACACTACTTACCCAATATAATAGGCACTAGTCCAGGTGGTGAGAGATCAACAATACCTCAAGCTAATCTCATCTTACTTGGTATTATAGGAGTAGTTTATGTTCAATCATTCTCTTATAGTCCATTGACACAACTTGTGCCTCATTTTATATAGGCTAGAATTGGTAAAATGGTAGAGGGTCATGATAGTTTCTCTCTCTCTTGTATGTATGCACAATTACTAGGATTGCTGTAATCGTTTGGTGCATATGCAACAATGTGTCTATCTATTTATTGAAGGTTTTATAGGCCTGTTTGCAGCCAGTGTTGACATGAATTTGTTGGAAATCTAAGAGATCCATAGCACATTGGGTGGGTGGTTAAGAACTTGTCTCTATTATTCATTTCTTTTTAAAATTGTCCGGTTAAGAATACTATAGAGAGCCCCCCTCTTGGCCTATCAAAGTCTATAGAAAAAGGAAAGTTCACCCACTTTAATCAATTGGTCCTTAATTATCCACACTTTGTTGATGAGTCCTAGTCTTGTCCTCTTAATGACATGTTCTTGAGGATTGGTCTTGCCTCTAGAAATGTGGAGATACAACTTTGATAGCCAACAAACCTGTTTGATCCAATCAATTATGTTGCCACTCTTTTCTAGTATATGATTGAGGGAGTGGATGGCAcactatgtgtgaataatgttccTTAACCAACAAACTGACTGCTAAGAGGATGTCAACAATGAATTGCATATCTATCACTTGTGTGTAACAATCTAtagttttaaattttgcctttttaaGGGACACTACAATCACATTGATCAAGAGTTGATTTTTGACATCCTTCCATCCATTAGAAATGATGGGCACATATATATCTTTCCATGTATCCTTGATGGTTTGCAATGGATCTTCTATAAGTTTCACTTCATTTTCCATGTAGCTCCTTTTCACAACCTAGGCTTGTGTACCCTTTTGCAGCTTCATTAATTTTTCTCATCATTTCTTGCCAATATGGCGAGTGAACAACATTGGAAGCCAATCTATTCGCCTAGAAACATCTTGCGATGTGTTGATTGGAAATCTTGGTTCATTTTGAAACGCCATTTCTAATGGTTCATTTGGTTTCTTATTGAAGTGAGTATTTTTAGAAGTATTGTAGAAAAATGGGCGGCTTTCACTGGATTGTATGAGCCCGTATACTTCAAATCACATCAATTGCAAACCCAAACATATATTCCAACACTTGTAAGCTGCTATAGCATTTTAACAAGCTTCCAAAGCAAACAATTTGGGTCTGTTTCGAAGTGGGATTGGCCTATAGAGCTAGAGCTGGCTGATGTTGTTATCCCTATCTGCTATCTCAACAAATTTGGTATACAACACATTTCAAACAAATCAAAAGATTTTGTGTGTATATTATATATGTAGTTGAAGCATATAATCATAGAAGAATGAAAACAAAagtgaagaaaataattaaaaacaaaaaagCCTGCCTCTTTCCTAATAAGCTTCCCATATGATCTCCTTGACAGCAAATTGGCTCTTTTACACAAGTAGGAATATAAAACATAGCACTTTGGACCTTCAATGAACAATGATCAGCTTTATTCATGTAATGGCAAAGCAAGAATGAATGGTTTTTGTATTTTGCATTCAGAATGAGGTAAAATGAGTTTTTTAAGTGTTTCAAATACTTTACAAGTCACTTTATGGGTTCGAAATTCCAATTTAGTCATTGTTGAAGTCAAGAAAACACtaaaatgtgaaaaaaaaactTTCCTGTCTGCTGTGATGTTACATAAATTCACCCAGGGCAAATCTGCAGGTAGAAAACAAAACCTTGGATGAATGCCGAGGTGAATCAATTCAAGACCCGTATCTGATTCAAATCTTAACACAGGGTCTTCCAGGGCTGAATTGGCAATACCGgatcattttgctttgttttgaatacAATATCAGGATTTTGCTGTGCTCTATCCTCATTTACCTTTCATTTGCCTTTTATATCATTCATATTTTAGCTCCTGAGCTTTGACCTCATGAAACTGCATGGCCTAGCTTTGGATTAAATTGAACCTTCAACTTTTGTaggttttatttgcaaatttaatgttTGACAGTATATTCTAGAAAAGTTACGTAATACAAACATTTCTAGTCAAGTAGTGGACTTATTATCAGTGAGCAAAGTTGGTGCTTCCATTATGTGGCTCCAACATATTTAAGCAGTTTTCTAGAATATACTCAAATTAAATCAATCGTGATTATCCACCTATGCCAGGAGACTAGTAAAGTGAATGATGTGCTTGCTCTTCCTTGGGGCTGTCATAGGTGACTGGCATCTTGTCTAGTTTGGGACCTTAAAAAGTTGCCAatgctatttttattttttgttttagtttGAGGATTATATGTGCTTTCGAGTGTGGTGTTTGTTATTTTGTGTCGGCCTTGCCTTATTCTGTCACTTTTATCACTTTCATAAACCCCTTTTATGGTTGAATAATTTTTTTGTGGTTGCATAATATTTTTCTCTGAGGGTTTTTACAACTTTCTTCCTTGCAACTTGTTTATGCCTTTGTTTAGTCCTAAGtgtatagttggtgaataatcAGATAACACAGTATCTCCTGCACGTACCAAGTATTCATGGAGCAGAACGattgtacatcataacataaatgacaaatgataataattagaccagaaagtttaaaaaatttaggagtttaaaaaatttaaaaaatttaaaaaattttggagtttaaaaaatttaggagtttaaaaaatttaaaaaatttaggagtttaaaaaatttatgagtttaaaaaattttaggagtttaaaaaattttaaaaaatttaggagtttaaaaaatttaggagtttaaaaaatttaaaaaatttaaaaaatttaggagtttaaaaaatttaaactGTCACTTGCAGCTCCAATGAATGTTACAacagaaaagaaagaaagatagataGAGAGAACCCACGAAATGAGAAAAACAGAATTTTCATTCATACAAAAAACTTATTCCAAAACATGTTTTAGGGCAATACCCCTCATTAGTTGGATTTACAATGTATGATGCCGTGGGTAAGCATAGAATAAATACTAAGAGACTCAAGCGGCAGAAAGAAACATGCCGAAAAGATGAGTCAGAAGGAACTCATGTGGCGAAAAGAAACATGCCAAAACGATGAGTccgaaaaaagaaaggaaagaacaGAAAAAGCAGGTTTCCAGAAACGAAAAAGCAAGTTTCTGGAAAACGAAAAACTTTTCTTCTCAGAAGTTAATTATAGAAAGAGCAGACTCTACGAGTCAACTCCTTTCTATAATTGACCCACAGGGTCCCTACCGgcacttcccgggaggtcacccttCCCGGTACTACTTTGGCCAGAGCGCGCTTAACCTGGAGGTTGCACACGTATCGAGGCCAACTAAGCAGCTAAGGATTTTGAGAAGGATTACAAAATAGGAAATACAAGAAGTACAAGAATTATCAGAAGTACAAGAATTATCCTTTGGAAAGGAATCTGCTCCTGAGCATAAAATATCCTAGTTTCTTAGGATTGCGCCAACAGACTCTCGGAGGGGAAATGTATTGCAGTGTAGGGACTTCTTGGCAGAGCCGATGAAGTGTAGGGTTTAGGGTGGCCCCGAGATTTAAAGCTTTAGTGGCAGAGCAATAGTCCAGCTTAAGAATCAGGGGAGCCCCTCTCCTCTTGAAGGGCTGAAGCTGAAGCTTGTTGAGGAGCACTGTCTTGTCTGTCCGGGAGACCTTGTTGAAGCAGTTGAGCCGGAAATTCTTTGGGTAACCGCGAGCCCGAAGTCtgagataaaacattttcttcAGCTGAATAAAACCGAAGGGATTGGATTCCCGAAGTAGATATCTGCTCAGTTCGCTGATAATGAAAGACTTCTTTTGGTGCTGAGGGTGCCAGGATCCAAAAGGGATGTACTGGTAGGCGTTCAGAGGCTTCTGGAAACAACAAGTGTCTAAAATACCAGAAGCAGAGAAGCGTTCTCCCTTGAAAAAAGTAATATCCAGGATGTTCACCGAAGAAGAAGAAACACAAGTAGTGATCTTAATTTCGGGATAGAAGCTCTGGCAGTGCTGAAAAAAGAGAGATAGAGTCTCTTCTGAACCGATCCAGACACCAACTGCATCATCAATATACCGCTTGAAAAACAGGAGCTCAGAACAATCAAAACGGGCAAACAGACGGTTTTCTAGATGGCAGAGGAAGAGGCAAGCATAGACAACTGCGAAGTTGCTTCCCATGGCAGTTCTTCTGACTTGCTTGTAAGTAATGCCATCAAAATCCAGGTAGTGAAAAGTGAGCACAAGAGTAGCCAATCTGACAATCAGATCAATAAGCCGAGAATCTGAAGATTTCTCTCTAAAGTAATCTGAGACCATCTTTTTCAGAGCTGCAATACCCGCAGGAATAGGGATGCTAGGGTAAAGAGATTCCACATCGAAGGTGAAAAGGATGCAGTTGGCAGGGAGATGGAGAGAACCAAGATCTCGCAGGAGTGCACGAGAGTCAGATAGGTGGGACTTCTGTTCAAGCAGGATGGGAAACAACAGATGGTGTAAAAGCTGAGAAGCAGGCTCTAAGATATATCCTGAGTAATTGCAGATAGGTCGACCAACCAAAGCGGGTTTGTGAATCTTCGGGAGAAGATAGAAAGCACAGGGACGCGCAGAGGAAGGTGGAAATTTAGTGAGAAAAGCAGATACAGGATCAAGAAAGAACTTGAAGTCCTTAGTGATTACAGAGAGTCGTTTCCAGATAATGTGCCAAGGAACAGAGTCAACATGCTCATAAACCAGAGAGTCAGAAAGTTGTCTAAGGCCTTCTGAGCGGTACCAAGAAGAATCTAGGATGACAAGCCCAAGATTCTTATCAGCAGGCTTGATGATAATAGACTTATCCCATTTCAGagttttgagactcttgaggagtCTAGAAGGCAGCATGGGCCGAGCAGAAAATGAAACGGAAGCCAACTGTTTTTGGAGGATTGCTTCGCCTTGTTGTAGAATGTTTTCCAGCGGATAGCACCGATCAGGTGGATTCCAGAAGGGGTTGCGCTTTTTGAACTTTGGTGGGAATGAGGCTCTGACAAAAGGGGAAGTAGGAGCAAGAGCAGCCGAGTCCGGACCAAAGAAAGCGCGAAGACGAAACAAACGGGCAAAAGATCTAAATTCTTGAGCAATAAGAGAAGGAGACATAGGGGGAGGCCTGGGAATGTACTTGATGCCGAGACCCAGTAGCTTTCGTTCTTCGTAAGAGAGGTGCCGGGAGGAGAAGTTGTGGATGGCAATATTCGAGATACGGTTGTTCACATCTGCAGCAGTCTTTCTGTAGAAGAAAAATAAAGCCATGTAGGCCTGGTCAACAACAGGCCCCCAGTAGTTTAGGCGGTGTCTTGACCTAAGCCTTGGCCCCGATCTTGACCCCGAAGATTGTTTGTCCTGCGAAAGTTGTTCTGACGAAAAGGAGGAGGACAACCCAGAATAGAAGTGTTATGGGGAATATCTGCAATGTTTTTGCCTCTCAATAATGATTCTGGATGTTCTGCAAATTGTGCATTCATTTTTTGTCTTTTGTGGGGTTTTGATTTTGCTTTTGAGGGCAACGGACCAGAGACAGTCGACGTGGAGTTCTTCCCGACTGCCAGAACCCCGTTTTTTGAAAAGACACCATCGGTGGAGGCAGGAGAATGTTTCTGAGCGGAATTCTTTTGAGCAGAACCTTTCTGTGTAGAACCTTTCTGTGGAGGACCTTTCTCTGCAGAACCTTTCTGTGCAGAACCTTTCTGTGCAGAACAAGAAGTTTTCATTGATTTCCTCTTTTGAGGCTTTCCATTGTTAAGAAGAGAATCTTCCGGAGATGCTTCAATGGCTGAAGCCGACGAACTCCCTCTCTTCTTAACAATGGAAAGCCTCAAAAGAGGATATCAATGAAAACTTCTTGTTTTGCACAGAAAGGTCCTCCACAGAAAGGTTCTACACAGAAAGGTTCTGCTCAAAAGAATTCCGCTCAGAAACATTCTCCTGCCTCCACCGATGGTGTCTTTTCAAAAAACGGGGGTTCCGACAGTCAGGAAGAACTTCACGTCGACTGCCTCTGGTCCGTTGCCCTCAAAAGCAAAATCAAACCCCCATAGAAGACAAAAGATGAATGCGCAATTTGCAGAACATCCAGAATCATTATTGAGAGGCAAAAACATTGCAGATCTTCCCCAGAACACTTCTATTCTGGGTCGTCCTCCTCCTTTTCGTCAGAACAACTTTCGCAGGACAAACAATCTTCGGGGTCAAGATCGAGGCCAAGGCTTAGGTCAAGACACCGCCTAAACTACTGGGGGCCTGCTGTTGACCAGGCCTACATGGCTTTATTTTTCTTCTACAGAAAGACTGCTGCAGATGTGGACAACCGTATCTCAAATATTGCCATCCACAACTTCTCCTCCCGGTGCCTCTCTTACGAAGAACAAAAGCTACTGGGTCTCGGCATCAAGTACATTCCCAGGCCTCCCCCTATGTCTCCTTCTCTTATTGCTCAAGAATTCAGATCTTTTGCCCGTTTGTTTCGTCTTCGCGCTTTCTTTGGTTCGGACTCGGCTGCTCCTGCTCCTGCTTCCCCTTTTGTCAGAGCCTCGTTCCCACCAAAGTTCAAAAAGCGCAACCCCTTCTGGAATCCACCTGATCGGTGCTATCTGCTGGAAGACATTCTACAACAAGGCGAAGCAATCCTCCAAAAACAGTTGGCTTCCGTTTCATTTTCTGCTCGGCCCATGCTGCCTTCCAGactcctcaagagtctcaaaactCTGAAATGAGATAAGTCTATTATCATCAAGCCTGCTGATAAGAATCTTAGGCTTGTCATCCTGGATTCTTCTTGGTACCGCTCAGAAGGCCTTAGACAACTTTCTGACTCTCTGGTTTATGAGCATGTTGACTCTGTTCCTTGGCACATTATGTGGAAACGACTCTATGTAATCATTAAGGACTTCAAGTTCTTTCTTGATCCTGTATCTGCTTTTCTCACTAAATTTCCACCTTCCTCTGCGCGTCTCTGTGCTTTCTATCTTCTCCCGAAGATTCACAAACCCGCTTTGGTTGGTCGACCTATCTGCAGTTACTCAGGATATATCTTAGAGCCTGCTTCTCAGCTTTTACACCATCTGTTGTTTCCCATCCTGCTTGAACAGAAGTCCCACCTATCTAACTCTCGTGCACTCCTGCGAGATCTTGGTTCTCTCCATCTCCCTGCCAACTGCATCCTTTTCACCTTCGATGTGGAATCTCTTTACCCTAGCATCCCTATTCCTGCAGGTATTGCAGCTCTGAAAGAGATGGTCTCAGATTACTTTAGAGAGAAATCTTCAGGTTCTCGGCTTATTGATCTGATTGTCAGATTGGCTACTCTTGTGCTCACTTTTCACTACTTGGATTTTGATGGCATTACTTACAAGC is part of the Cryptomeria japonica chromosome 10, Sugi_1.0, whole genome shotgun sequence genome and harbors:
- the LOC131031460 gene encoding uncharacterized protein LOC131031460, yielding MALFFFYRKTAADVNNRISNIAIHNFSSRHLSYEERKLLGLGIKYIPRPPPMSPSLIAQEFRSFARLFRLRAFFGPDSAALAPTSPFVRASFPPKFKKRNPFWNPPDRCYPLENILQQGEAILQKQLASVSFSARPMLPSRLLKSLKTLKWDKSIIIKPADKNLGLVILDSSWYRSEGLRQLSDSLVYEHVDSVPWHIIWKRLSVITKDFKFFLDPVSAFLTKFPPSSARPCAFYLLPKIHKPALVGRPICNYSGYILEPASQLLHHLLFPILLEQKSHLSDSRALLRDLGSLHLPANCILFTFDVESLYPSIPIPAGIAALKKMVSDYFREKSSDSRLIDLIVRLATLVLTFHYLDFDGITYKQVRRTAMGSNFAVVYACLFLCHLENRLFARFDCSELLFFKRYIDDAVGVWIGSEETLSLFFQHCQSFYPEIKITTCVSSSSVNILDITFFKGERFSASGILDTCCFQKPLNAYQYIPFGSWHPQHQKKSFIISELSRYLLRESNPFGFIQLKKMFYLRLRARGYPKNFRLNCFNKVSRTDKTVLLNKLQLQPFKRRGAPLILKLDYCSATKALNLGATLNPTLHRLCQEVPTLQYISPPRVCWRNPKKLGYFMLRSRFLSKG